In Haloplanus rubicundus, one DNA window encodes the following:
- a CDS encoding 2Fe-2S iron-sulfur cluster-binding protein, with the protein MPTVTFEGERIQCETGARLRNVLLDAGHSPHNGPTALSCHGLGTCGTCAVEIEGAVAEPTARERARLDFPPHTAERGLRLACQVRVTDDLTVTKHDGFWGHRTE; encoded by the coding sequence GTGCCCACGGTCACCTTCGAGGGCGAACGCATCCAGTGCGAGACCGGTGCTCGCCTCCGGAACGTCCTCCTCGACGCAGGGCATTCGCCACACAACGGCCCGACTGCGCTCTCCTGTCACGGGCTGGGCACCTGTGGAACCTGCGCGGTCGAGATCGAGGGCGCCGTCGCGGAGCCGACCGCCCGCGAGCGCGCCCGTCTCGACTTCCCGCCCCACACGGCCGAGCGGGGACTCCGCCTCGCCTGTCAGGTGCGGGTGACCGACGACCTCACAGTCACCAAACACGACGGGTTCTGGGGACACCGGACGGAGTAG
- a CDS encoding YgaP family membrane protein, which yields MTLERNVGGRDRLVRAALAVLLTVVAVRALRRGNRTTGLLAGVGALGLGFNVTTCVCGLNRLLGIDTTDGDD from the coding sequence ATGACACTCGAACGCAACGTCGGTGGCCGTGACCGCCTCGTCCGTGCAGCCCTCGCCGTCCTCCTCACCGTCGTCGCGGTGCGTGCGCTCCGGCGCGGGAATCGAACCACGGGCCTGCTCGCCGGAGTCGGGGCGCTCGGCCTCGGATTCAACGTCACGACCTGTGTCTGCGGGCTGAACCGACTGCTCGGAATCGACACGACCGACGGGGACGACTGA
- a CDS encoding Mov34/MPN/PAD-1 family protein, with protein sequence MRLFRSSELLGIARETMDFVLEASEETHPNEYMGFLRAEDARKLGLDRRGQVITDVLVIPGTTSNPVSATVRSEMKPNDVQSVGSVHSHPNGVLRPSDADLATFGQGDVHIIVGAPYGRGDWRAFDNQGEPTTLDVLDVELPEERFFDFTQEDIDAELLAEGRNRGVVTPVDEDEEDDGGGFLSWLR encoded by the coding sequence ATGCGTCTGTTCCGGTCGAGCGAACTCCTCGGTATCGCTCGGGAGACCATGGACTTCGTCCTCGAGGCCAGCGAGGAGACCCACCCCAACGAGTACATGGGCTTTCTCCGCGCGGAGGACGCGCGCAAACTCGGCCTCGACCGGCGCGGACAGGTGATCACCGACGTGCTCGTCATCCCCGGCACCACCTCGAACCCCGTCAGCGCGACGGTCCGCTCGGAGATGAAGCCCAACGACGTGCAGTCCGTCGGTTCGGTCCACTCCCACCCGAACGGCGTACTCCGCCCGAGCGACGCCGACCTCGCCACCTTCGGACAGGGCGACGTCCACATCATCGTCGGCGCGCCCTACGGCCGCGGCGACTGGCGGGCGTTCGACAATCAGGGGGAGCCGACGACTCTCGATGTCCTCGACGTGGAACTCCCCGAGGAGCGCTTCTTCGATTTCACACAGGAGGACATCGACGCCGAACTGCTCGCCGAAGGTCGAAACCGGGGTGTCGTCACCCCCGTCGACGAGGACGAGGAGGACGACGGCGGCGGCTTCCTCTCGTGGCTCCGCTGA
- a CDS encoding DUF502 domain-containing protein, with amino-acid sequence MDRPSEMDAFEEYDGPRGFARQAFVTGAAVTLPLIVTLVVLGAVVDFVSQQLDPVVGFFTSVTGLQPASDTTLKVVAILSILAAIFCIGVWTERRPNRSGFGAFFDTLVSRIPGVGSLYQSIDEMSGLLLDSDTDSFQEVKLVEFPDKGTYAFAFLTAETPDVVCEGVGETEGMITVFLPMAPNPVMGGYVLHVAEEHVFDVDMTVEEGIQSIVTSGVATGRRSEEELTDGMLDRFERRLDAADVMVGIEELEETARETVAAARERAAMDDVEDGDGEAEGRGRTSE; translated from the coding sequence ATGGACCGTCCAAGCGAGATGGACGCCTTCGAGGAGTACGACGGGCCACGCGGCTTCGCCCGGCAGGCGTTCGTCACCGGCGCCGCGGTGACCCTCCCGCTCATCGTCACGCTCGTGGTTCTCGGCGCCGTCGTCGACTTCGTCTCCCAGCAACTCGACCCCGTCGTCGGCTTCTTCACCTCCGTCACGGGGCTCCAGCCGGCCTCCGATACGACGCTCAAAGTCGTCGCCATCCTCTCCATCCTCGCGGCCATCTTCTGTATCGGCGTCTGGACCGAGCGCCGCCCGAACCGCTCCGGGTTCGGCGCCTTCTTCGATACGCTCGTCTCCCGCATTCCCGGCGTCGGCTCCCTGTACCAGAGCATCGACGAGATGAGCGGCCTCCTCCTCGATAGCGACACCGACAGCTTTCAGGAGGTGAAACTCGTCGAGTTTCCCGACAAGGGGACCTACGCCTTCGCCTTCCTGACCGCCGAGACGCCGGACGTGGTGTGCGAAGGCGTCGGCGAGACCGAGGGGATGATCACCGTCTTCCTCCCCATGGCTCCCAACCCCGTGATGGGCGGGTACGTTCTCCACGTCGCCGAGGAACACGTCTTCGACGTGGACATGACCGTCGAGGAGGGCATCCAGTCCATCGTGACCAGCGGCGTCGCCACCGGTCGTCGGTCGGAGGAGGAACTCACCGATGGGATGCTCGACCGCTTCGAGCGCCGCCTCGACGCCGCGGACGTGATGGTCGGAATCGAGGAGCTAGAGGAGACGGCGCGGGAGACGGTGGCCGCCGCCCGCGAACGGGCCGCGATGGACGACGTGGAGGACGGCGACGGCGAGGCGGAGGGGCGGGGCCGGACCTCCGAGTGA
- a CDS encoding long-chain-fatty-acid--CoA ligase encodes MTGHAQTLRPFLSRAAQLYPDRELVARTATGTVRYTYAEYADRVGRLASALRDAGIGRGDHVATMCWNHDRHAEAYYAVPNLGAALHTINPLLPADDVRTIVAEAADRLLLVDASLAGALTEAYDPDAFESVEQVVVVDGEASGLPFDAVDIDAFVAGHDPDPDYPELAGDDPAGLCYSSGTTGDPKGVRYTQRMLWSHTMAILTPAGLDISHHDTVMPVVPMFHINAWGLPYAATAAGAAQVYPGPSPDPADLVTLIEDEGVTLTAGVPTVWLGVLDYLQEHDADLSALDRIVVGGAAPPERLIRAFDDRGVEVVHGWGMTETAPVGAVSHCKPELRDADYETQLEKRLKQGLILPGLEFRVVDDDGDEVPHDGETMGELLVRGPWVTTSYYGREDDEAFEGSWLRTGDVVTVDGSGYVELVDRAADVINSGGEWISSQAVENVIMDDERVREAAVVGVPHDRWGERPVAYVVTDADDREALIDAAGERVRESYPDWWTPDRFEFVDRLPKTATGKFDKVGLRARFEGSLDGSVDADPPDGD; translated from the coding sequence ATGACTGGACACGCACAGACGCTCCGACCGTTTCTGTCGCGGGCGGCGCAGCTGTACCCCGACCGAGAACTCGTCGCCCGGACGGCCACGGGGACGGTTCGGTACACGTACGCCGAGTACGCGGACCGCGTCGGCCGACTGGCGAGCGCCCTGCGCGACGCCGGTATCGGCCGCGGCGACCACGTGGCGACGATGTGCTGGAACCACGACCGCCACGCCGAAGCCTACTACGCGGTGCCGAACCTCGGTGCCGCGTTGCATACGATCAACCCGTTGTTGCCCGCGGACGACGTTCGAACTATCGTCGCCGAGGCGGCCGACCGACTCCTCCTCGTCGACGCGTCGCTCGCCGGCGCGCTGACCGAGGCCTACGACCCCGACGCCTTCGAGAGCGTCGAGCAGGTGGTGGTCGTCGACGGCGAGGCGTCAGGTCTCCCGTTCGACGCCGTCGATATCGACGCCTTCGTCGCCGGTCACGACCCCGACCCCGACTACCCCGAACTCGCCGGCGACGACCCCGCCGGCCTCTGTTACTCCTCGGGGACGACCGGCGACCCGAAGGGCGTCCGGTACACCCAGCGGATGCTCTGGAGCCACACGATGGCGATTCTGACGCCGGCGGGGCTGGACATCTCCCATCACGACACCGTGATGCCCGTCGTCCCGATGTTCCACATCAACGCGTGGGGGCTTCCCTACGCGGCGACGGCGGCCGGTGCCGCGCAGGTCTACCCCGGCCCGTCGCCCGATCCGGCGGACCTCGTGACCCTGATCGAGGACGAGGGCGTCACCCTCACCGCGGGCGTCCCGACGGTGTGGCTGGGAGTGCTCGACTACCTGCAGGAGCACGACGCCGACCTCTCCGCCCTCGACCGCATCGTCGTCGGCGGCGCGGCACCCCCCGAACGCCTGATCCGCGCGTTCGACGACCGGGGCGTCGAGGTGGTGCACGGGTGGGGCATGACCGAGACGGCGCCCGTCGGCGCCGTCTCCCACTGCAAACCCGAGTTGCGCGACGCGGACTACGAGACGCAGTTGGAGAAACGGCTCAAACAGGGGCTGATCCTCCCCGGACTGGAGTTCCGCGTCGTCGACGACGACGGGGACGAGGTGCCACACGACGGCGAGACGATGGGCGAACTGCTGGTGCGCGGGCCGTGGGTCACCACGTCCTACTACGGCCGCGAGGACGACGAGGCGTTCGAGGGGTCGTGGCTCCGCACCGGCGACGTGGTGACCGTCGACGGGAGTGGGTACGTCGAACTCGTCGACCGTGCGGCCGACGTGATCAACTCCGGGGGCGAGTGGATCTCCTCGCAGGCCGTCGAGAACGTCATCATGGACGACGAGCGCGTGCGCGAGGCGGCCGTCGTCGGCGTCCCACACGACCGCTGGGGGGAACGCCCCGTCGCGTACGTCGTCACCGACGCCGACGACCGCGAGGCGCTGATCGACGCCGCGGGCGAGCGGGTCCGCGAGTCCTACCCCGACTGGTGGACGCCCGACCGATTCGAGTTCGTCGACAGGCTGCCCAAGACGGCGACGGGCAAGTTCGACAAGGTGGGGCTCAGAGCGCGGTTCGAGGGGTCGCTCGACGGGAGCGTCGACGCCGACCCGCCGGACGGGGACTGA
- a CDS encoding iron-containing alcohol dehydrogenase has protein sequence MHDTVLSNETRTVVSPGRIELGVGAVDTVGDHAARYGDTALVVATEQIFEFHGDTVVDRLDAAGVEAVVYTDVRPDPTVENIEAAHDLYERNDCDLIVTLGGGSSIDTGKGVGILAANDGSIRDFGVDRAGYEGVPNPSPPLIAVNTTAGTGSEATRSVVVSDESTSTKFLIVSANVVPDVAIEDPELTVSLPKSHTAFTGIDALTHAIEAYVSVKSYSVPDGYAEQAMERIARSLPVAWANGDNLDARADVMVGQLQAGQAFTNASVALVHGLARPLGAQLHIPHGLANGLILPYVVDFSSMAAPEKYAEIARILGVADAHTPTREAADAAAEGVLRLCRDVDLTGYLDDFGEVPSRDDYLSVVDEMTQDAIDSGSPDNNPRKPTRDEIADLYTTIYDDALAPDSPRRS, from the coding sequence ATGCACGACACTGTACTGTCGAACGAGACGCGCACCGTCGTCTCGCCGGGACGGATCGAACTCGGCGTCGGCGCGGTCGACACCGTCGGCGACCACGCCGCGCGCTACGGCGACACGGCGCTCGTCGTCGCGACGGAACAGATCTTCGAGTTCCACGGCGACACGGTCGTCGACCGACTCGACGCGGCGGGCGTCGAGGCCGTCGTCTACACCGACGTGCGCCCCGACCCGACCGTCGAGAACATCGAGGCCGCCCACGACCTGTACGAGCGCAACGACTGCGACCTGATCGTCACGCTCGGCGGTGGGTCCTCCATCGACACGGGGAAAGGCGTCGGCATCCTCGCGGCCAACGACGGCTCGATCCGCGATTTCGGCGTCGACCGTGCGGGGTACGAAGGGGTGCCGAACCCCTCGCCGCCGCTGATCGCCGTCAACACGACGGCGGGCACGGGCAGCGAGGCCACCCGGTCGGTCGTCGTCAGCGACGAATCCACGTCGACGAAGTTCCTCATCGTCTCCGCGAACGTCGTCCCCGACGTGGCGATCGAGGACCCCGAACTCACCGTCTCCCTGCCCAAGAGCCACACGGCGTTTACGGGCATCGACGCGCTCACCCACGCCATCGAGGCGTACGTCTCGGTCAAATCCTACAGCGTCCCCGACGGCTACGCCGAACAGGCGATGGAGCGCATCGCCCGCTCGCTCCCCGTCGCGTGGGCCAACGGCGACAACCTCGACGCCCGTGCGGACGTGATGGTCGGACAGTTGCAGGCGGGGCAGGCGTTCACCAACGCCTCCGTCGCCCTCGTCCACGGTCTCGCGCGGCCGCTCGGCGCCCAACTCCACATCCCCCACGGGCTGGCGAACGGCCTCATCCTCCCCTACGTCGTCGACTTCTCGTCGATGGCGGCGCCGGAGAAGTACGCGGAAATCGCGCGCATCCTCGGCGTCGCGGACGCTCACACCCCCACTCGCGAGGCCGCCGACGCGGCCGCGGAGGGGGTCCTCCGGCTCTGTCGGGACGTGGATCTGACCGGCTATCTCGACGATTTCGGCGAGGTACCCTCGCGGGACGACTACCTCTCCGTCGTCGACGAAATGACACAGGACGCCATCGACTCCGGATCGCCGGACAACAACCCGCGAAAGCCGACCCGCGACGAGATTGCCGATCTCTATACGACCATCTACGACGACGCCTTGGCGCCGGACAGTCCGCGTCGGTCCTGA
- a CDS encoding ferredoxin--NADP reductase, whose translation MTAVTVDAVEEVGTRTVALELRTPDGFDAEPGQFLLVRATVDGVEETGYYTLSSPDTEGTMEITVEYVPEGTLAPWLAERTPGDEIEIEGPFGDVRYTGDGPAVVLAEGPGIGPAVGIAERARGAGHDATVIFWGEDPPHRDRLDALDADGATVLVVGSLDEAVDTLVGAAEATVYVFGFESFVRDAKTVAEAAGVADVRAESFGPR comes from the coding sequence ATGACAGCAGTCACCGTCGACGCCGTCGAGGAAGTCGGCACACGGACCGTCGCGCTCGAACTCCGGACGCCGGACGGCTTCGACGCCGAACCCGGACAGTTCTTGCTCGTCCGGGCCACCGTCGACGGGGTCGAGGAGACGGGCTACTACACCCTCTCCTCGCCCGACACCGAGGGGACGATGGAGATAACCGTCGAGTACGTGCCGGAGGGGACGCTCGCGCCGTGGCTGGCCGAACGGACGCCGGGCGACGAGATAGAGATCGAAGGGCCGTTCGGCGACGTGCGCTACACGGGCGACGGCCCGGCCGTCGTCCTCGCCGAGGGGCCGGGCATCGGCCCGGCGGTCGGCATCGCCGAACGCGCCCGCGGAGCGGGCCACGACGCCACCGTGATCTTCTGGGGCGAGGACCCGCCCCACCGTGACCGCCTCGACGCCCTCGACGCCGACGGCGCGACGGTCCTCGTCGTCGGTTCGCTCGACGAGGCCGTGGACACCCTCGTCGGCGCCGCCGAGGCGACGGTGTACGTCTTCGGCTTCGAGTCCTTCGTCCGCGACGCGAAGACCGTCGCGGAGGCGGCCGGCGTCGCCGACGTACGCGCCGAGAGCTTCGGGCCGCGCTGA
- a CDS encoding iron-containing alcohol dehydrogenase family protein gives MTDDRRRFEFAYRPGEIACYPGCVTDLEAACERHGWERALVVCGTTVGATPAVMDPVREGLGDRLAGVFDETTPEKYLGTAIEGVRRARAVDADVLVAVGGGSSLDVATVMATLTTHDDPDEAGHRAIDEASLALAAGDPLPVVAVPTTLAGADLSTVAGVTFAHGPDADDPPSGGVGDARLMPAAIGYDADLFRTTPTAVLTASAMNGFDKGVEALYTRNSTPITDGTAARGLRLLRSGLPTLREDPMESDRLDDVLAGIVCVQYGVSEPGAYKLSLVHAFGHGFSRNTEAHQGVVHGIVAPHVLRYLFEEVDGRRDLLAEALGVTAADADATASAVVDAVADVRDGLGLPTRLRAIDGLARSDLDDVAERIVDDPLLTTVPAGLDPSVADVRDVLDAAW, from the coding sequence ATGACCGACGATCGACGGCGGTTCGAGTTCGCGTACCGGCCGGGCGAGATCGCGTGTTACCCCGGCTGCGTGACCGATCTGGAGGCGGCGTGCGAGCGCCACGGGTGGGAGCGCGCCCTCGTCGTCTGTGGCACCACCGTCGGCGCGACGCCGGCGGTGATGGACCCGGTCCGCGAGGGACTGGGCGACCGACTCGCCGGCGTCTTCGACGAGACGACGCCCGAGAAGTACCTCGGCACGGCCATCGAGGGCGTCCGGCGCGCCCGCGCCGTCGACGCCGACGTCCTCGTCGCCGTCGGCGGCGGGAGTTCCCTCGACGTGGCGACGGTGATGGCGACGCTGACCACCCACGACGATCCGGACGAGGCCGGCCATCGGGCAATCGACGAGGCGTCGCTCGCCCTCGCCGCGGGCGACCCGCTCCCCGTCGTGGCCGTCCCGACGACGCTCGCGGGCGCCGACCTCTCCACCGTCGCGGGCGTGACGTTCGCGCACGGTCCCGACGCCGACGACCCCCCGAGCGGCGGCGTGGGCGACGCGCGACTCATGCCCGCGGCGATCGGGTACGACGCCGACCTCTTCCGGACGACGCCCACGGCCGTCCTGACCGCCTCGGCGATGAACGGCTTCGACAAGGGCGTGGAGGCGCTCTACACGCGCAACTCGACGCCGATCACCGACGGCACGGCCGCCCGCGGCCTCCGACTCCTTCGGTCCGGTCTCCCCACGCTCCGCGAGGACCCGATGGAGTCCGACCGACTCGACGACGTGCTCGCCGGCATCGTCTGCGTGCAGTACGGCGTCTCCGAACCCGGGGCGTACAAACTCTCGCTCGTCCACGCCTTCGGCCACGGCTTCTCACGGAACACCGAGGCCCACCAGGGCGTCGTCCACGGCATCGTCGCGCCCCACGTCCTCCGGTACCTGTTCGAGGAGGTGGACGGCCGGCGCGACCTGTTGGCGGAGGCGCTGGGCGTCACAGCAGCCGACGCCGACGCGACGGCCTCGGCCGTCGTCGACGCGGTGGCCGACGTGCGAGACGGCCTCGGCCTCCCGACCCGCCTGCGAGCCATCGACGGCCTCGCGCGGTCCGATCTGGACGACGTGGCCGAACGGATCGTCGACGACCCGCTGCTGACGACGGTGCCCGCGGGGCTGGACCCGTCGGTCGCGGACGTTCGAGACGTACTCGACGCGGCGTGGTAG
- a CDS encoding SDR family NAD(P)-dependent oxidoreductase, with protein MQVSDMRAIVTGGGRGIGEAICLELADNGAEIAIADVDEEGMAATVERIEAETEATAASYAVDLADPALVDERVDAMLDDLGGVEILVNNSGIMGPTAPVEDVTVEEWDRTMHVNLRGQFLTCRAVLPTMKAAEFGRIVNIASMTGKNPLYNRAPYAASKIGVIGLTRTLADEVGDHDINVNAICPGPVDGPRLDRVFEGQAEARGVPVERVREEARAESARGELVQPEDVAQLARVLCSPDADRITGQDLNVSAGRVMF; from the coding sequence ATGCAGGTGTCCGATATGCGCGCCATCGTCACCGGCGGCGGCCGTGGCATCGGGGAGGCGATCTGTCTCGAACTCGCCGACAACGGCGCCGAAATAGCCATCGCCGACGTGGACGAGGAGGGGATGGCGGCGACCGTCGAGCGGATCGAAGCCGAGACCGAGGCGACGGCCGCGTCGTACGCCGTCGACCTCGCCGACCCGGCCCTCGTCGACGAACGGGTCGACGCGATGCTCGACGACCTCGGCGGCGTCGAGATTCTGGTCAACAACTCCGGAATCATGGGGCCGACGGCACCCGTAGAGGACGTGACCGTCGAGGAGTGGGACCGGACGATGCACGTCAACCTCCGCGGGCAGTTCCTCACCTGCCGGGCCGTCCTGCCGACGATGAAGGCCGCGGAGTTCGGCCGCATCGTCAACATCGCCTCGATGACGGGGAAGAACCCACTCTACAACCGAGCACCGTACGCCGCCTCGAAGATCGGTGTCATCGGGCTGACGCGGACCCTCGCCGACGAGGTGGGCGACCACGACATCAACGTCAACGCCATCTGTCCCGGGCCGGTCGACGGCCCACGCCTCGATCGCGTCTTCGAGGGACAGGCCGAGGCACGTGGCGTGCCCGTCGAGCGAGTCCGCGAGGAGGCGAGAGCCGAGAGCGCCCGGGGCGAACTCGTCCAGCCCGAGGACGTGGCCCAGCTCGCCCGGGTTCTCTGCTCGCCCGACGCCGACCGGATCACCGGGCAGGACCTCAACGTCTCCGCCGGCCGGGTGATGTTCTGA
- a CDS encoding AMP-binding protein: MTEDREQRTDAVVYSPSQSFVESTNVYDFMRTYDIDDYDELIERTTSNVEGEPRSGVTWFWDELVDYLGIDFFEGYDAVRNDAEGPQFTDWYPGGRLNVAHNTVDRYAAPDAAERNKVACIWEGEPGEVREVTYHELARQSNRVANYLESEGVGTGDTVGLYMPMVPEVIAILYGCFKVGAVAVPIFSGFGVDATATRIGDAECSVLFTGDGFYRRGSQVTLKESADEAIDEAGHVERTVVYDRLGLASEGAIPWDDDRDELWAESVAEAADDYESKSLPSDQESMLLYSSGTTGKPKGIVHTHAGALLQAAKEVYFGMDLKPSDRFFWVSDIGWMMGPWTLIGTHAHGGTVVMYEGAPDHPQPDRFWRMIDDHGITQFGISPTAIRALRKRGDEWVEGYDLSSLRLLGSTGEPWDPESWLWFHEEVGGGDTPIINISGGTEIMGCFLMPMPITPLKPCTLGGPGLGMDIDIVDRNGDSIADSHERGFLVARDSCPSMTKSLWSGDERYLEEYWSSFEDLWDHGDWAQKDEDGFWFLHGRADDALNVAGRKVGPAEVEGAAMEHDAVNQAAAVGVPDDTTGTAVVLYVVLEAGEEESDDLREAVRDTVGEELGKPFRPREVLFVDAFPKTQSGKIIRRAIEAIYTGEELGDMSSIENPDVLDEIEAAR; this comes from the coding sequence ATGACCGAAGACCGGGAGCAGCGGACGGACGCGGTCGTCTACAGCCCCTCGCAGTCGTTCGTCGAGTCGACGAACGTCTACGACTTCATGCGGACCTACGACATCGACGACTACGACGAGTTGATCGAGCGGACCACCTCGAACGTCGAGGGGGAGCCACGGTCGGGGGTCACGTGGTTCTGGGACGAACTCGTCGACTACCTCGGCATCGACTTCTTCGAGGGCTACGACGCGGTCCGCAACGACGCCGAGGGGCCACAGTTCACGGACTGGTACCCCGGCGGCCGACTCAACGTCGCCCACAACACGGTCGACCGGTACGCGGCGCCGGACGCGGCGGAGCGCAACAAAGTCGCCTGCATCTGGGAGGGCGAACCCGGCGAGGTGCGCGAGGTGACCTACCACGAACTCGCCCGGCAGTCGAACCGGGTGGCGAACTATCTGGAGTCCGAGGGGGTGGGAACCGGCGACACCGTCGGCCTCTACATGCCGATGGTCCCCGAGGTCATCGCCATCCTCTACGGCTGTTTCAAGGTGGGAGCCGTCGCGGTTCCCATCTTCTCCGGATTCGGCGTCGACGCCACCGCCACCCGCATCGGCGACGCCGAGTGTTCGGTCCTCTTTACCGGCGACGGCTTCTACCGCCGCGGGAGTCAGGTGACACTGAAGGAGTCGGCCGACGAGGCCATCGACGAGGCGGGGCACGTCGAGCGGACGGTCGTCTACGACCGTCTCGGCCTCGCGAGCGAGGGGGCGATCCCGTGGGACGACGACCGGGACGAACTGTGGGCCGAGTCGGTCGCCGAGGCGGCCGACGACTACGAGTCCAAATCCCTCCCCTCGGATCAGGAGTCGATGCTGCTGTACTCCTCGGGGACGACGGGGAAGCCGAAGGGCATCGTCCACACCCACGCCGGCGCGCTGCTGCAGGCGGCCAAGGAAGTCTACTTCGGGATGGATCTCAAGCCCTCGGATCGCTTCTTCTGGGTCAGCGACATCGGCTGGATGATGGGGCCGTGGACGCTGATCGGCACCCACGCCCACGGCGGCACGGTGGTCATGTACGAGGGGGCGCCGGACCACCCCCAGCCCGACCGGTTCTGGCGGATGATCGACGACCACGGCATCACGCAGTTCGGCATCTCGCCGACCGCGATTCGCGCCCTGCGCAAGCGGGGCGACGAGTGGGTCGAGGGCTACGATCTCTCCAGCCTCCGTCTACTGGGGTCGACCGGCGAACCGTGGGACCCCGAGTCGTGGCTCTGGTTCCACGAGGAGGTCGGCGGCGGCGACACCCCGATCATCAACATCTCGGGCGGGACGGAGATCATGGGCTGCTTTCTCATGCCCATGCCGATCACGCCGCTCAAGCCCTGCACCCTCGGCGGGCCGGGGCTCGGCATGGACATCGACATCGTGGACCGCAACGGCGACTCCATCGCCGACAGCCACGAACGCGGCTTCCTCGTCGCCCGCGACTCCTGTCCGAGCATGACGAAGTCGCTCTGGAGCGGGGACGAGCGGTATCTGGAGGAGTACTGGAGTTCGTTCGAGGATCTGTGGGACCACGGCGACTGGGCACAGAAAGACGAGGACGGCTTCTGGTTCCTCCACGGCCGCGCGGACGACGCCCTCAACGTCGCCGGTCGGAAGGTCGGTCCCGCCGAAGTCGAGGGCGCCGCGATGGAACACGACGCGGTGAATCAGGCCGCGGCCGTCGGCGTCCCCGACGACACGACGGGCACCGCCGTCGTCCTCTACGTGGTCCTCGAAGCCGGCGAGGAGGAGAGCGACGACCTGCGCGAGGCGGTCCGTGACACCGTCGGCGAGGAGTTGGGGAAACCGTTCCGACCCCGCGAGGTGCTGTTCGTCGACGCCTTCCCCAAGACCCAGAGCGGGAAGATCATCCGCCGGGCCATCGAGGCCATCTACACCGGCGAGGAACTCGGCGACATGAGCAGCATCGAGAACCCCGACGTGCTCGACGAGATCGAGGCGGCGCGCTGA
- a CDS encoding SDR family NAD(P)-dependent oxidoreductase — protein sequence MDYEHTPVTVEGKRAVVIGGTSGIGRALAHGFAADGADVVASSRSEADVAETAGELRDLGAETVERTCDVTDRESLVALRDATVDALGGVDVLVTSQSYIARANLDDGTEDEWQRVFDVQLDGTYRAVQTFAERMDEGAIIPISSISNGLSIPDLVPYTTAKGGIDAFTRVAAEELGPEIRVNAIRPGFVRTEQTGGTYDEGTDRHAEIVSRTTNGRLADPQEMVGAAIYLASDAATYTNGTVLTVDDGFTAGAFGR from the coding sequence ATGGATTACGAACACACGCCGGTCACGGTCGAGGGCAAACGAGCGGTCGTCATCGGGGGGACCAGCGGCATCGGACGGGCGCTCGCCCACGGGTTCGCGGCCGACGGCGCGGACGTGGTGGCGTCGAGTCGGAGTGAGGCTGACGTGGCCGAGACGGCGGGCGAACTCCGTGACCTCGGCGCCGAGACGGTCGAACGGACCTGCGACGTGACGGACCGCGAGTCGCTCGTCGCCCTGCGCGACGCCACCGTCGACGCCCTCGGCGGGGTCGACGTGCTGGTCACCTCACAGAGCTACATCGCGCGGGCGAACCTCGACGACGGCACCGAGGACGAGTGGCAACGGGTGTTCGACGTACAGCTCGACGGCACCTACCGCGCCGTCCAGACCTTCGCCGAGCGGATGGACGAGGGGGCGATCATTCCCATCTCCTCCATCTCGAACGGACTCTCCATCCCGGATCTGGTGCCGTACACGACGGCGAAAGGCGGCATCGACGCGTTCACGCGCGTCGCCGCGGAGGAACTCGGCCCGGAGATTCGGGTCAACGCCATCCGCCCGGGCTTCGTCCGCACGGAACAGACCGGCGGCACCTACGACGAGGGGACCGATCGCCACGCCGAAATCGTCAGCCGGACGACGAACGGGCGACTGGCCGATCCTCAGGAGATGGTCGGCGCCGCCATCTACCTCGCCAGCGACGCCGCGACGTACACGAACGGGACCGTGCTCACCGTCGACGACGGGTTCACCGCGGGCGCGTTCGGTCGGTAG